GACGACGCCGGTGAGCTTGTCCCTCTGAGTCTCACCCGCGCGCAGCTGCTGCGCCATTTTCCGCAGTATGACGCCGACGAAAAAGAACGCCGCCGCCTGACCGCCCTGCCCCCCGAAGAGCAGCTTCGCGAGCTGGTGCCACTGGCGCTCGGTGTCGTCCGGGGCACGCTGTATGGAGGGTATGACGAACTGCTGAAAGCTATCGGACAACCTGCCGTGGTGCCGCTTGCGGCGGTGGTGCGCGGTGACGCGCCAGGCGAGCGCTGGAATGCCTGCAAACTTATCGCCGAAATTAACGACGCCACGGAGGAGGCCATCACCGCGCTCTGCGGTCTGCTGGATGATGAGAACGCGGACAACAGCGATCGTTGCTGGGCGGCCTGCGCGCTGGCGCGACTTGGCAGGATGGATTCTATCGTCGCGCGGGTTCCGGAGCTGGCACCGGATATTGCCGCTACCGGACTTACGGCACCGTATCGCAGTTTTCGCGACTGCGGACGGTTTCTGCCGCTCGACTATCGCCCGCTCGAAGCGGCGCTGGAAGCGCATCCGCAGCTTGAGGCTGCCGTGGCGCATGAGCTTCAGCCGGGGCGTGGGTATTGCCGCATCACACCAGCCGAAATTCCAGCCGCCCGTGCCGGGCTGACCTCACACGTTGCGCTGATCCGCGCCCATGCGCAGGCGGTACTGGAAGAAGCTGAAGATAAGCTTCGCTGATCCTTGCGCCCATAAAAAAACCGCCAGCAGGCGGTTTTTTTATTTTGCGTCGTCTTCTGAGCGATACGGCCCTTTCTCGTCGTCATCGCTGTCGTCACGCTTGCGCGTCACTTCCCCTTCAGGGCCAGGCGTGCCGCCGCCCTGCTCTTCCGCCTGTAAGCGAAAAGCCTGCTCTTTTTGCGATTCGCCGAAGTATCCGAAACCAAAAAACATGATGACCTCCTGTATCCATCAGAGTTAACACACTAAGTGTAGCTGACCAGAAAGCCTTCGCAGGCGCGGTACGCTTACCGTCTGTCTGAAAAGCGCGAGCGTCGGAATGCCGTTAGCTCGCGACTTTATCGAGTACGCGCTGAATCGCCGCGGAAAGTTCGTTGATTTCGAACTTCGCCACATAGCCATCCGCACCCACTTTACGCACGTGATCTTCGTTAGCGCTGCCGGAGAGCGACGAGTGGATCACCACCGGAATCTTCTTCAGGGTCGCGTCCATTTTGATGTTACGCGTCAGGGTAAAGCCGTCCATTTCAGGCATTTCAAGGTCGGTCAGCACCATCGCGATTTTATCGGTGATCGACTGCCCTTCCGCCTGCGCCTCTTTCGCCATCAGCTTAATTTTTTCCCAGGCTTCGAGGCCTGTGGTGTGCATCAGCGCCGGAATGCCCATGCTCTTAAGGCCGTGTTCCAGCATCGAGCGTGCCACTTTGGAATCTTCCGCCACGATAGCCACCGCGCCCGGTTTCAGTTTGAAGCTGCGCTCCTGCATCACGGTGTTCGGCTGACCGTCACGTACTGACGGGATGATGTCATAGAGGATCTGTTCAACATCCAGCACCAGCGCCAGTTCATTGCTTTGGTTATCGCTGTCGAGGCGCGCGATGCTGGTGATGTTACGTGAGCTGACGCCTGATTCCGCCGTATGCACCTGGCTCCAGTCCAGACGAATAATGTTCTCAACCGATTCCACCGCAAACGCCTGGGTGCTACGCGCATATTCAGTGACCAGCAGCAGGTTCAGGCCGGTGGTCGGTTTGCAGCCGGTCACCGCCGGCAGATCCACCACAGGGATAATCTGACCGCGGATATTTGCCATACCGAGCAGCGGCGCCTGCATGCCAGCAGCTTTAGTAATGGTCGGCATCGGCACGATTTCACGCAGTTTAAAAACGTTAATACCGTACAGCTCCGGTTTCTCCTCTTCATTCGCAGATCCCAGCCGGAAGAGAAGCAGTTCGAATTTGTTCGATAAAGCGAGATTCGCCCTCTCATCGATATCTTTCTGGAAGTTATCCATATTGACCTCAAAGGTACGCTTGTGGGTGGTGGCTCATGCGGCGAAAGGGATAACGCGCTGGTGCCTGGTTTCAGGCACTCCTTGCGCCTGAATTTGGTTTAAATCGTTATCGGCAGGTTTTGAAAAAAGTAGAGGGGAAAGAAGAGAACAAATTTCGGCACGTAACAAAAAGGAGAGCGGACGCAAAAAACGAAGCCGCCCTCAGGCGGCTGGTGGAGCGCATAAATTCAGGGCGCCTTACGCCACGCGTCGCGCAGTGATTCGCGCCCGTGCGGCTCCTCTTTTTCCGGCAGGTCGTCCTCTTCCCACGGGTTTATCGTATTCGGCGCATCTTCGGGCAAGCCGTGATGCTCGTTATCGTCTGCAAGCGGTCTGTCGGGATGGCGATTGTCAGGCATTTAGCTTTCCTCATATCCTCGGGACAAAGGAAAAGTGTAGCCTGGCTTACGGGTGCCGACGCTTTTCTCACATCCCGCTCGCCAACGCCTGGTCAAGCGGCTAAAGTGAAACGTAGCGCCGACGCACTCACCAGAAGAGGTAAAAATGACGGGATCGATTGACGAAATTATTGAAAAACTCCAGACGCGCATCCTGGCGTATGAAATTCTGTTCCAGTCACTGCTGGAAGAAGTGCCTGCCGTGCTGAAAGAACGCGTGGTTGACAATGCGCGACACCACTTCGCAGGCCTTGAGGCTGGCGTTAACAGCGATCCGGAAAAGGCTCAGAAAATCACGGCCGCCCGCGCCGTAGTGGAACAACTGCTGGCCCGTAAGCATTAATTATCGGGAAAGCATAATCGCGGCGCGGAGGCGTCGCGTTTTTAATGCTGTTCGACGAGTTTTTACTTTTCTTTAAACCCGGCACAGAAAAAGAAAAAGCCCGCAAGCGGGCTTTTTTTACTGAATGGGGCGTATTTTTAGCGGTGCGTATTCGTTTCGGAATGCATCATCGCGTAGCTGTCGTAACGTTCAGCCGCCGAGAAACCCACCAGCATGGCAGATTTGCAAAATATACATT
The genomic region above belongs to Cronobacter malonaticus LMG 23826 and contains:
- a CDS encoding chemotaxis protein: MDNFQKDIDERANLALSNKFELLLFRLGSANEEEKPELYGINVFKLREIVPMPTITKAAGMQAPLLGMANIRGQIIPVVDLPAVTGCKPTTGLNLLLVTEYARSTQAFAVESVENIIRLDWSQVHTAESGVSSRNITSIARLDSDNQSNELALVLDVEQILYDIIPSVRDGQPNTVMQERSFKLKPGAVAIVAEDSKVARSMLEHGLKSMGIPALMHTTGLEAWEKIKLMAKEAQAEGQSITDKIAMVLTDLEMPEMDGFTLTRNIKMDATLKKIPVVIHSSLSGSANEDHVRKVGADGYVAKFEINELSAAIQRVLDKVAS